The sequence below is a genomic window from Ischnura elegans chromosome 2, ioIscEleg1.1, whole genome shotgun sequence.
GGCGGACTTTGCCGAAGTGCTGCTGATTGTTACGCAGTTTGCGCGTGCCAATTGGGGTTCTCTCCGTACTAATCCGCGCACATTCCTCGACTTGACTGTAGTCCACCCAGGGCGACAATTAGAAGACGGACTTTCTTAGCCGGAGTGCTTCTGCTGCTGATTGTTACGCGGTTCGCGCCAGTAAGGGGTTCTTGGCGCTAAGTTTCGTGCTTTCGCAGACTTCTTCGCCGCTTGCCTTCGAGTAATATTTTTGGTGGACAATCCTCGAAAATAGGGTTCCAGGAGTATTCCCTGTGCGGCGGTGCCGAGACCTGTTCACCGCTGGATACCTCAAGGTACAACCCGCCCCCGCAGCACTATCTGCCGCCGGGGGAGTCGCCGTGGGCCGTGGACGCCGCTAAGCTGTGGGGCGCGCGGGCTTTCGGtggcgggggcggtgggggcGTGTCCCCCTCGTTCCCCGGAAGCCTCCTCCCTCCGCCGCCATACGCGGAGGAGGCGGCGAGGCGCTGGCCCGCACCTCCACCGCACCACGGCGCGGCACCGCGGGGAGGGAGCATAAGCGACAGTGATTGCGACGACGTCTTCTCTGAGGAGTCCTCATCCAAAGACCAGTAAGTTCACACGCTTATTTTCAGCATAGTTGCGAGAGAAAAGAATGAGGAAGTTGCCACAGTTAAAATATGCTGTCTCCCTATGTTTTCTATCCTCTAATGGAACGAAGGTTAGAAAATAGCAGTGCTGAAAATAACTGTAGAAATATTGGAAGTTTAAGTCCTAGTGGGAAACAATTTTGCACCCTCTACTATGTTTAGGAAGGTGTAGGGGAAACATTTGGGGAAGTTTCTTCACTTGAGAACGTCTTTGGGTTATTccgctaatttttcttttctctaaaTGAAACAGTGGTCTTGAAAATAcgcaggaatattttcaaatcccTGAGTATTTTAATCTAATATGGAAATATAATGCTTTTTAGTTAGTATTCCTGTCAATCTTTGCATTTTTAACTTCGCTGTGAAAGAAAAGAATGCGGAAGTTGTCTCATTTGAAGAATGTTATCATCACATCGTTAACTTTTATCATAACAGAATGGTAGGAAAATGAGACAGAAACTATATAGAATGACGTTCAAAGTCCTGAGTCGCATAAGTAAATAGGTAAGGATTCTTTTATTTCGAATAAGAATGTTTTCCAACGGTGAGAAGGTACGGTAAAGGGCGAAAGTTAATTGAAGTCATGCTATGGACCGATtgacatgaatatatttttagaaaatttaaacggaagataattcatattcaacataatgataaaaaattttcatagatTTCTCACTTGCTGTACCGTGGGAAATTTAGTGATATAAATTTCAGAAAACTAACTTGTATCCGATGATGAATTTTGATTTAATCATTTTAAGCGCTTGCTTTGTTACTATCTAATTTTGACGTATTCTTATGGTTTGGGGCAAAGGAAgtctttttaatatttgaattactCTGTGTAAAATGCTGACTGCACTTCCAAAATAgcttatgcaaatatattttaaccTTAGTGTTTCCTTGTTTTCTTCGCAGCTGTTCATCTCCTGGTGAGGCCAACGATAACTGCCACGTGATGAGTCGCAAGAGGAGACGCGGTATCATCGAGAAGAGGAGACGAGATAGGATCAACTGCAGCCTCTCTGAGCTGAGGAGGCTTGTGCCCTCGGCCTTCGAAAAGCAGGGATCCGCCAAGCTCGAGAAGGCTGAAATCCTCCAGCTGACCGTGGACCATCTCAAGATGCTGCACAGCAAAGGTGAGGACGCTATCTGCTTCCTATCAGGATATGCTATGCAAGAGggtgattattttcattatttgaccGCGGAtgcaaaaaggcaaaatttagaTTTTCCATCGATACAATTTCTACGGGGAGCAACCAATTTTTTCGCTCACCCGATTTTCCTACCTGTGAGCTCGTTCTATTACATtacaaaaaatcatgaaataattggTTTATTTCGAATTCATTGATTTTgccttttttacaaatttttactttcaGTTGCATGCAGAAAAGTTTTCAGACCTATCAATCCaggagaaaattgattttttcaatttgttgTAATATCTTTGGTTATTTTCAATGACTGTTAAGTCGAGATAAGTgtatactaaaattaaaattatggagGTTATGCTTGTTATAACATATAGACAAATTTTCCGACCAACCAAGTCagtagaaaattgattttttccacgTGTTGAAGCATATTTGGTTGTTTCAAGAAAATTCAATGACTGGCAAGACGAGATAAAGTGTATGTGAAAATTATCATAAGGCAAGTTATGCTTGTTATTACATCTGTTGCCCTCACGCTTATCTCATTTCGGTCGACTCACAGGCTGATAAAACCTTGAGAACACATCTACACGCTATGCAAATATCTACAGCTGTCGACACAAGTCACATAATAAGACGCTTGCGCACGATGCTAAAGTATTTGGTCCGAGGGAAAGAACcagcttgaaaaaaaatttccaactcTTTTTTCATGCCACCGGAGAACAATACTCCTTCCCGGGGCAAGTAAAGCAcccctttttctccctccccGCACCCTAACACCCTAGTCTGCCCCGCTTCTCTTTTGGTCTCTTTCACCCCTTTCACCTTTCTTCGAACCCTCCTTAGCCGTGCCCTCACCCCTCAGAGCAGGGACATCGAAGCAGTCGCCCCTCGGGCACGTCAGCGACATATCTGCGCAATTCTCCCCGCATCTCTTTCTCTCGTCCACCCTTATGCTTTCTAGCCCCAACCACGCCTTTCCCGTCTTCTTGAACCTGGATTTGTTGTTTTATAATGTGTTGGATCTCTAGTCCTGCTCCTCCTCGCGTAGAGTTTAAAATGGGACAGGAGGCTTCCCCTTTCTTTTGAGTTTTGCATACTAGGTCCGGTGAGAATAATGGTCTGAAGGCTTCATGCGTAAAAATACTTTCCCTTGAATCGTCTGTATTTTTCACGTTTACAACGTCTTGCTCATGGATATAAACTATGGCCCTTAAATAGGTATATACATGTATCAATGATAAATTGTatcttaagaataaaaatgcgcAAGTatctcagattaaaaaaatattttacctttcaaATTTTCTCTCACAGCAATTAAATATCTATGGGAATCAATAGCTtatcaatttataaatataagtaCTAATTAGTATTTGATATTCATATAGGAATTCACTGTTCAATGTACACATTTTTCCAGCATTTAAGCATTGCGTTTTTTTATTACACCCCACATCAATTTTTATGTTGGCACTGTAAATCAGAAAAAGTCGGCGTTATAAAACAAACAATGGGAATTATTCATTAGACTAAAGTAATCAACACCATAATGCTGTTCGGTTTCCATGAAAACTAGTGGTATGGTTTCAATGTCAAGCGTAAGTAGATTCGGCTTCAGAAGATTCTGAATCCTTTTGGTGGTCATATCAAACAATTAACCCATTTTTTACTCCGAACAAGTCTAATTGTTGTCTGATTTCCCCAGTGAATTGGGAGATAATTTTACATTCGTGGGGTAAATGCTTACTACTTCACAAAATTCTTAACTCTGCTCGGTCGTGAAGATTTACCAGCCCTTTTCTTCTCtcggtgaaaaataaaatcgtaAGATTTATGATTATCATTTATTCAACCAGAATATATACGGGAATAAATTGCTGGTTGCTGAATGGGCGTGAATTATCGGCGAATCAAATCAACCAGAAAGGCGAAACACACATATCAGGTCCACCCATAAAGGTGATTTCCTCACGGATGGAAATAATATCGGACTGGTAGTGTCAGTAGCTCACACACACCCTTTTTGCGTGAATCCGTTCCCCCTTGGCACATGGGTGGGTACTTGTTGCCACTAGCTTATTGAGTTGAGATGAAACAGGAAGTAGTTGTGCAATAGTCTCTCCCTACACATATGAATAAGCGGTGTGGGGATATGGCGTAGGGGAATGAGCTCATGGCAACGGGGGAGGAGAGAAAGGGTACTCAGAGAGGGGAAGGGTTGGAGAAGATTGCCTCCTCTCGCCGGAAGGAAccggaagaagagagagagagaagacaagaaagaaattttgggaTAGGGCGACTGGTCCATGGGGGAGGGGTTTTCCTAGCTGAGGATGAGAACGAAGGGGGAAAGGAGGCAAGGGTTCACAAAAGGATCGAAAAAAGATTAAAGGGTGGGGTGGTGAAGGGGGGAATTTTGAAGGAGGGGGAGGGTTGGtacttctccctctctctctctcttggtttATGTTTGGAGGGTGGGGTGGCCGTGGGAAGGTATGATGAGAGGGGAGGGCGCAGGTGATGGGGTGCAGAGGAGAACAGAAGGTAGCCTCAGTCACGCCGACACTTTAAAAAGGGTTCTTTAAAAAAGTAGATATGAGAGTATTTCAAGGGTATGATCGGAGATTTGGAATTAGTCTATGGCATACTCAACTTCAACGGTGTGTTCAACTGTCTTTGGCGAGATATGGTGCTACAGCACGCtgaataattataaaacttattgtAATTTCCACtggttaattaataataacaacaacgCGTTTCGATGCTTAGCATCATTATCAGGTTAAATACAAATAACAAgcgtttaattataattttatgtattttatttatttattattattttacccgTTTACTATTAAATCATTGGACAatgcaataagttttataatatttttttcaatgatgttACCACCTTAAAGGGAGGATGGTGATATTAAGTGGAActgtgaaacagaaaaaaatattcacaaattcacATGCTCCacagtttttttaatggtctAAACCTGGTTTCggcataataaaatatatcattctcAAAGGCGAGAATAGCATATTGGAACATTTGTGtttctgtgattatgtttcaacGATGTGCATATCATGTAGTATTCAACTCCCTACTCTTCATACTATTTGGATGCAAAATGTTATTGGTCTTCAATGAATAAACTGCCGCACAAGCATTTGTGCTTTCCATCTTACAACATCAGATATTTCAAAAACACTGAAGCTGCgaatagcaaatattaaaaaatgataaagatataAATTGCGTTCGTTGTTTCACTATAAAAGTAAAGATCTAAGTCTTCATAAAATTGGCAACATTATTATATCTCTCCATTTCAATATAGTAGTCGAGGAGCCAAATAACTTTGTAGGCTCCATAACCAACTGCATTTGATACTACATACAGAATAGAAATTCTACCATAGTTTCCTTTGgggaaaaaaacgataaaatcgCGAAATTTCAAGCTCAATGGAAAAGTGGGTGAGCTGTCTTATCTCTTCCTTCATCACTAAATGCCTCAACTTCCCGGAAATAAGTCTTTTAATGACCACGAAAAACGCAAAAGGCGTCCACATGTTTCTAAACGTTTATGCTATgtcattatttgctaaaatttcaACTTATTAAACAATCCATTAACATAGACTTCTCTTCATCCTCTCCCATTAGGTACGGACGCCCTCTCCAGAGACCCGCACAAGTTCGCCATGGACTACCACGGCTTGGGCTTCCGGGAGTGCGCCGCCGAGGTGGCCCGCTACCTCGTCACCGTGGAAGGCCTCGACGTGCAGGACCCACTGCGTCTACGCCTCATGTCGCACTTGCAgtgcttcgccgcccagagggaCCTCTCCGCCACCCCCGGCTCCACCGCCGCCTCCGCCTCGGCCGCCTACCCTCCCGCCCCGCCGCCACCGGCATGGGGATTTGCCGCCCCGCCCCACAACACCTACCAATctcacccacccccaccccctccgcccccaccaCCCCCGACCTCTACCTCCTCCTCCTTGAGCACCCCCTCCGCCATGGCTCCACTCATAGACGCCTTCGGGGTGCTGGACCCGCTCTCCTCCCCGGCCACTACCACAGTGTCACCCGCCACCTCCGGGTCGGTTCGGTACCCTACCGCCTCGGGTCACCCGTCGGCATTCATGCCCTCCGGAGGAGGTCAGCAGCACCACTACGCAGGTCACCCGGAGGCATCCTCGCCCCCGACCTCCGCCGCCAGCCATCAGCAGTCATCGTCGGCGCCAACCACGTCGCCTTCCACAGCCTCCAACGCCCCCTACCACACAAACCTCTCCGCCCCCACGCACCCCGGGTACCACCACGGGCACCACGCCTCCCTGCACCACGGGTCGCCTTCCTCCGCGCCCCCGGTATCCTCCGCCCAGCCCTTCCCCTCCCCCGGCAGCCAGATGAAGCCGTATAGGCCGTGGGGGGCAGAGGTCGCGTATTAAGCGACGCACCTGCAACTATTTCCGCCGTATTTGCAGACAGGAAATGTCTTTGGCTGTGATTTTCCCCTGCTATCTGCAACGCAGGGGGCGATCGCTGGAAAATTAGAAGGACCCAATAGTGTGGGCTTTCAGTTGAAACAAGTGCGTCAAGTCGACTATGTGACATAATGATCGAGCAATAACTCGGTCAAAGGTATTTTCGTGTGCTGAACGCAACGATCAGTATTAGTGGTACATTTGTGCAAATGATATAGTCAAAGCCTTGAACTTAATTCACCAGATTCGACTTTTGATGACGTATAcagattattttatgaaaaaacttgATAAGTATCATATAGACAACAATTTTTAGTGATATAGAGTATATTTTGCGACACCCATGTCGTATCCGCAAATTACAACGGAAAATCTCACCGGCGTCGCTAAACTAACTAAGGTTATTGAGGTGAGATTAGCGGAAATATTTGGTATTTCCGAtctatattgaaatattttctcaccAGATGGCGGGTCATGAACAATAATCACGCAATGTGATCGAAAGTTAGAGGAGCGTGGCCGGTAATTGTGGTTTTACTCCGATGACGGGCGTTGAAATCACCAACGCTTAAGAACACACTCAGCGCAAAAGATTGCGCAAGCATGAACTAGTCCAAGCTCAATGTGCCgggttttttaaatgattatttatttttttttacaagatACCGTGGCCAAAGAATtttaaaagctttatttttttctttttacatatttatgaaaaatattttatttttgaaagttatatACTGATCATCAAAAATTATTCTGTGGCCTAATATGAAATGTtaatattttgataacttttgCAGCCTATTGGCGGATTTCCGGGTATTTGTCATCAATGGAGTGCATTTTATAGTGATGAGACTGTACATAAGAATGTACTAGAACTCtacagggaaatatttatttgcagaaAAAGTTTAACTACTGTGAATGAAATGCCTTGAAGTGTGCCTGTAAATGTTTTCACAAGCTGTAACCTCGTATGCATCAAATGACTTATACACCCGAGTGCCTTATGGAATGATGAAGTtccattatttaattaaattttggagCTTGTGTAGCAGCAAAGTTCATGATTGATGTAAATCGTCATCAATACAATTTTGGCTCTTGCAAGAGTCCAAATTGAATGTTCATATGGCCCTGTTGTTCAGTGGGCTCTCATTTTATAATTACCTTTACAATCTATGTCACCCAAATATTTTGGTCCTATTTTACCAGCTTcggagtaataaaaaatgatctcaaaaatatattttatgtcgATGTGATCTCAATATTTAAagtcataaaaaatcaaataaatccaTGTACAAATCTTAATCAAGCTTATTTACTTTCCTAGAAGCCCTATTCCATTAAAACTAATGAGTGAGAAACACCTGGGACTGagtaagaaataaaacattttgaatatCATAATCTTACCAATAATAATCAGGTGAAAGACAATCATTAAACAAGTACACAGTACAGCAACCTAAAGCTTGGGATAACATTGgaacacaaaaattcaatatttatatcgAAAATTGATACATGGTAAATTATATTACAGTaaatggattttattaaaatagtgATACTTCTCCTTCTTCATGAATActaaattcaatttattaaaaatctaaatatatatacataaatccCTACTTTATCGATGCCATCAGCCAGTTATCGTTTTTCCCTTACAAGGCAAGATCAAAGAGGTTACGGGGTACGTGATTTGGAAgtatttccatttaattatcGGTCCCATTTGCAGGAACCGAAAAGTTCTCTTGTTTTTATTTCCCTTGAATATTGCAAATAACCTGCCTGCTTCAATGGAGAATTTCTCGCGATGAACTTGAGGGAGGCAATCCTTTTACATGGGCCTGCCTGCAACGTGACGAAAAGTCTTCATTCGAATCCGAACCTGGAACCTTGCAGCCCTCTTCCCACCGGGCTGCCTCGAttaccaattaatttttatttatttttttccaatttcctcgTAAGCAACATGTAACGGCCTTTAAAACGGAGGTTTCAACATTAACAATGTACCACACAAACATCcacgccctggatagggaccacccacccaggcgggactcgaacccaagaCCTTAGGTTTGGCCGAcgaccccaccgccaccgaggccggcattttaAGGGCATCGTTGAAAATTTCACGGAAATGACGTTTACCACATTGTTTCTAGGGCAAAGCCTTAGTACTAAGAAGACCCATCCTCCCGTTTGGCTGTCCTTTCTTTACTACGAACTAGTTTAAAACTTACGCTTAAATTATGCGTACGCTGTCGTGTTAAAAAGAGTAAATGGTTGCTACATTTATATTGTAGACCATTTTCAACGTTTCCCTTAATCTCACATTTGAAAATTAACATGAATgtataggaaaaaataaactctgcataccctgaaattttcaattggtaaattgataaaaaaatcgagttgTAAATTGACTGAGACAGGAGAGATGCAGCGGAGAGAATGTATAGATGTTGGTCGAAGGAATCAAGACAGTATTTTCACAAGTTTTACTTTGACACTGCACGTTACAACCTAGTTTCATTGCCTGGTAAGTACCTGAtcggtggcgtaactaggcatatgctttgggggaatggGATAGTCAGGGACGgcgagggttttttttttttgaaaaatcacatgcctggaaatacatttttatataattttgacactaaagatttaacttgaagcagatgcagttattgcacGTCATAACTAGacaatgtttttaaatatatttttttatttctctgaggctttgggggagggatctatcccctcatccccccatagttacgccactgtatctGATAAAAACACCTTCTACGTGTTGAAAGGCATAGTCCCAACGTAAAACTCGTTGAAAAAGGTGCGatcttattttcttcaaccaAAAAGTTGTAAATGATGATTATGATAAAATTGTAAGTAGAATTGGGCATAACaacatttccactgagtttttatTGTGACACTACGCGTTTTGTTATCTGTAGCAACGAAatgcgtagtgtcaaaataaaaactcagaggaaatattgcaatgtccaattttacttatattaagaacttccaacaCATCGCACCTAACATCATACGAGATATGATTACAatggctatttaaaaaataaaacaaaatacgaaTGGCGGAGAGAGTAGTACATTCTCTTAACGAAACATTGCTTTTCAGATCCATGCCGCAGTAATATTCTTTGGCCTTATCTATGTAGCTGAGTTTTCCCACCGACTTACCTTCCTCGGTCACTCTACACCTTCCGTGGTGGAACCCACGACTCTTATCTCAACTCCCCGCTGTCCTCGGCACCGCTAAGTCAACCAGAGACCCTCCCCATGAGTGCGCTAATCCCGCGATTGCCTTTGGCCCCGACTCGACTCAAATCCCAGCCACGTGTGCTTAAGCAGCCGTGCTGGCGACAGTGGACGCTCGGCTTTCCAGAATGGAGTGAAAAAGGAGGTGATTTAATGGGTGGGGAAGTCCCTAGAAACGTCACAGACTTGGGTCTTCCCCATTCTCCTACCCAATCGCAGGGAATTCCCCGAGAGGCGCAGATGCGAGCTGAAATTTGCATCCTACGGCTTAGCGCCCCTGGCCTTTCGTCAAAAGCTTCGGAATATTGTTATTCATGCGTTAATCCCGCTTGGACGCTggggaaagtttaaaaaaaggagttcTCCAAgcttcctaaaagaaacatttccCACCGACGAACAGTGAGGAGTATTTACAAATGGAAACAATGCTTCAACCCTTCCCGTTTCTTTGCCTTCGAATTTCCCCACgggttaaaaaaaacataccCTCGAGAGCAAACCATATGCTAAAGAGCGCGGTTGACAACGTTCCCTT
It includes:
- the LOC124174214 gene encoding hairy/enhancer-of-split related with YRPW motif protein 1, encoding VSCFRRLLRRLPSSNIFGGQSSKIGFQEYSLCGGAETCSPLDTSRYNPPPQHYLPPGESPWAVDAAKLWGARAFGGGGGGGVSPSFPGSLLPPPPYAEEAARRWPAPPPHHGAAPRGGSISDSDCDDVFSEESSSKDHCSSPGEANDNCHVMSRKRRRGIIEKRRRDRINCSLSELRRLVPSAFEKQGSAKLEKAEILQLTVDHLKMLHSKGTDALSRDPHKFAMDYHGLGFRECAAEVARYLVTVEGLDVQDPLRLRLMSHLQCFAAQRDLSATPGSTAASASAAYPPAPPPPAWGFAAPPHNTYQSHPPPPPPPPPPPTSTSSSLSTPSAMAPLIDAFGVLDPLSSPATTTVSPATSGSVRYPTASGHPSAFMPSGGGQQHHYAGHPEASSPPTSAASHQQSSSAPTTSPSTASNAPYHTNLSAPTHPGYHHGHHASLHHGSPSSAPPVSSAQPFPSPGSQMKPYRPWGAEVAY